One window from the genome of Pseudonocardia hierapolitana encodes:
- a CDS encoding TetR/AcrR family transcriptional regulator: protein MAAVDPPRVGAPPAERADAARNRARVLAAAAELFRSREDPRAVTMDDVARAAGVGRATLYRRYPDVGSIAEALLGEHERELQEQLLRGVPPLGPGAPPAERLAAFYAAMVEHLDRHLPLLLAIDAGAARFAVGSYGFWRAHVRSLLVEACTPDPDALVDVLLAPLAAEVFRYQRASGVTPAQVADALGRLARQVLADP from the coding sequence ATGGCAGCCGTCGACCCGCCGCGTGTGGGCGCCCCGCCCGCTGAGCGCGCCGACGCCGCCCGCAACCGGGCCCGGGTGCTCGCCGCAGCCGCGGAGCTCTTCCGCAGCCGGGAGGATCCGCGCGCCGTCACGATGGACGACGTCGCCCGCGCCGCCGGGGTCGGGCGAGCCACGCTCTACCGCCGCTATCCGGACGTCGGCTCGATCGCGGAGGCGTTGCTCGGCGAGCACGAGCGGGAGTTGCAGGAGCAGCTGCTGCGCGGCGTCCCTCCGCTCGGTCCCGGCGCCCCGCCCGCCGAGCGGCTGGCGGCGTTCTACGCCGCGATGGTCGAGCACCTCGACCGGCACCTCCCGCTGCTGCTCGCGATCGACGCGGGGGCGGCGCGGTTCGCGGTGGGTTCCTACGGGTTCTGGCGGGCACACGTGCGGTCGCTGCTCGTGGAGGCGTGCACCCCGGACCCGGATGCGCTGGTGGACGTGCTCCTCGCGCCGCTCGCGGCCGAGGTGTTCCGCTACCAGCGCGCGAGCGGGGTGACGCCCGCGCAGGTCGCGGACGCCCTCGGCCGCCTCGCCCGCCAGGTGCTGGCGGACCCCTGA
- a CDS encoding DMT family transporter: protein MNGWLWLLAAGVVEIAWAQSIPPTKGLTRFWPSVVCIALCVAIIWLLARATLAGVPVSTAYIVFTGMGAAGAVLLGLAVHHDPVTPVRLGALVLITGGVLLAHAAH, encoded by the coding sequence GTGAACGGCTGGCTGTGGCTGCTCGCCGCCGGGGTCGTCGAGATCGCGTGGGCGCAGAGCATCCCGCCCACGAAGGGGCTCACCCGGTTCTGGCCGAGCGTGGTGTGCATCGCGTTGTGCGTCGCGATCATCTGGCTGCTCGCGCGTGCCACGCTCGCCGGCGTGCCGGTCAGCACGGCGTACATCGTGTTCACCGGGATGGGGGCGGCCGGCGCGGTGCTGCTCGGTCTCGCCGTGCACCACGACCCCGTCACGCCGGTGCGCCTCGGCGCCCTCGTACTGATCACGGGCGGCGTGCTGCTGGCCCATGCGGCTCACTAA
- a CDS encoding FMN-dependent NADH-azoreductase, with protein sequence MPGLLHLDASARSTSFSRRLGARFADGWRAAHPGAPYVHRDLAADPVPFIDEAWTELCDELMRRRITDPHRYHEVVETPAQKAAWAVLAPLLDELLAADVVLVATPMYNFSVPAALKAWIDQVTFPRMSLAGTRFVVVCARGGTYLPGTPRAAVEHATSYLRDFFDGHFAVTDVDVVAAELVNSLVDPVLADRRSEHEASVASAEAEVDRLVAAFAAAAA encoded by the coding sequence GTGCCCGGCCTGCTGCACCTCGACGCCAGCGCCCGCTCCACCTCGTTCTCCCGCCGGCTCGGCGCCCGCTTCGCCGACGGCTGGCGCGCTGCCCACCCCGGCGCGCCCTACGTCCACCGCGACCTCGCGGCCGACCCCGTCCCGTTCATCGACGAGGCGTGGACCGAGCTGTGCGACGAGCTGATGCGACGGCGGATCACCGACCCGCACCGCTACCACGAGGTCGTCGAGACCCCGGCGCAGAAGGCGGCCTGGGCGGTGCTGGCGCCGCTGCTCGACGAGCTGCTCGCCGCGGACGTCGTCCTCGTCGCGACGCCGATGTACAACTTCTCGGTCCCCGCGGCGCTCAAGGCATGGATCGACCAGGTGACGTTCCCGCGGATGTCGCTGGCCGGCACGCGGTTCGTCGTGGTCTGCGCGCGCGGCGGCACCTACCTGCCCGGCACGCCGCGCGCGGCCGTCGAGCACGCCACCAGCTACCTGCGCGACTTCTTCGACGGCCACTTCGCCGTCACCGACGTGGACGTCGTGGCCGCCGAACTGGTCAACTCCCTCGTCGACCCGGTGCTCGCGGACCGCAGGTCCGAGCACGAGGCGTCGGTGGCGTCAGCGGAGGCCGAGGTCGACCGGCTCGTCGCGGCGTTCGCCGCGGCGGCGGCGTGA
- a CDS encoding helix-turn-helix transcriptional regulator produces the protein MTTEKEFVHNRIAVLRAERGVSRRELAEALGVHYQTVGYLERGEYRPSLHLALRIAAYFEVPVEVVFSLAPFPRLGSTNS, from the coding sequence GTGACGACCGAGAAGGAGTTCGTCCACAACCGCATCGCCGTGCTTCGGGCCGAGCGGGGGGTGTCGCGGCGCGAGCTGGCCGAGGCGCTCGGCGTCCACTACCAGACCGTCGGCTACCTGGAGCGCGGTGAGTACCGACCCAGCCTGCACCTGGCGCTGCGCATCGCCGCCTACTTCGAGGTGCCGGTCGAGGTCGTGTTCTCGCTGGCGCCGTTCCCCCGCCTGGGCAGCACGAACAGCTAG
- a CDS encoding carbohydrate ABC transporter permease translates to MTTTLEAPPRTAPPAASAPRPNRTGTLLSVLAWLVGILFIIPVLWMLLTSFHSEADAATNPPSLFAPLTLEGYANFFGAQTGASPWPPLLNSLTASVLSTALVLLLSIPAAYALSIRPVRKWTDVLFFFLSTKMLPVVAGLLPVYLIAQGIGMLDNIWLLIILYTSMNLPIAVWMMRSFLAEVPVEVLEAASIDGCNLTRTLRTVVAPMVLPGIAATSLICFIFSWNELLFARVLTATVAQTAPVFLTGFVTSQGLFLATVCAASVVVSLPVLIAGFAAQDKLVQGLSLGAIK, encoded by the coding sequence ATGACCACCACACTCGAGGCGCCGCCGCGTACCGCGCCGCCGGCGGCGTCGGCACCGCGACCCAACCGGACGGGAACGCTGCTCAGCGTCCTGGCCTGGCTCGTCGGCATCCTGTTCATCATCCCGGTGCTGTGGATGCTGCTCACGTCGTTCCACAGCGAGGCCGACGCCGCCACGAACCCGCCGTCGTTGTTCGCGCCGCTCACGCTGGAGGGCTACGCGAACTTCTTCGGCGCGCAGACCGGCGCGAGCCCGTGGCCGCCGTTGCTCAACTCGCTGACCGCGAGCGTGCTGTCCACGGCACTGGTGCTGCTGCTCTCGATCCCCGCGGCGTACGCGCTGTCGATCCGGCCGGTGCGCAAGTGGACCGACGTGCTGTTCTTCTTCCTGTCCACGAAGATGCTGCCGGTGGTGGCGGGCCTGCTGCCCGTCTACCTGATCGCGCAGGGCATCGGGATGCTCGACAACATCTGGTTGCTGATCATCCTGTACACGTCGATGAACCTGCCGATCGCGGTGTGGATGATGCGCTCGTTCCTCGCCGAGGTGCCGGTGGAGGTGCTCGAGGCGGCGTCGATCGACGGCTGCAACCTCACCCGCACCCTGCGCACGGTGGTCGCGCCGATGGTGCTGCCCGGCATCGCGGCCACGTCGCTGATCTGCTTCATCTTCAGCTGGAACGAGCTGCTGTTCGCGCGCGTGCTCACCGCGACCGTCGCGCAGACCGCGCCCGTGTTCCTCACCGGATTCGTCACCAGTCAGGGCCTGTTCCTGGCCACGGTGTGCGCGGCATCGGTGGTGGTGTCGCTCCCGGTGCTGATCGCCGGGTTCGCGGCGCAGGACAAGCTCGTGCAAGGGCTCTCGCTGGGGGCCATCAAGTGA
- a CDS encoding carbohydrate ABC transporter permease produces MSTEVQPRTGPAWDRSAEEKAALRRAGDWARRAPLLPALIFLIIVTQLPFVITLVISFMNWNAYYPDERGFTGFDNYRRVLTDVNTRDSIITTIQLTVSVVLVSLVLGLLIALLLDRAFRGRGVVRTMMITPFLVVPVAAALVWKHALYNPEYGLFNGVLTWIFGENAPQPDWISTMPLTAIVVSLVWQWTPFMMLIILAGLQSKPLDVIEAARIDGCSSWQIFRYMTLPHLRQYLELGALLGSIYIVQNFDAVFTITSGGLGTANLPYTIYQIFYNAQDYGRASAAGVVVVIGTIIIATFALRTVSSLFREEGAR; encoded by the coding sequence ATGAGCACCGAAGTGCAGCCGCGCACGGGCCCCGCGTGGGATCGCTCGGCGGAGGAGAAGGCGGCGTTGCGCCGCGCGGGCGACTGGGCCCGCCGCGCCCCGCTGCTGCCCGCGCTGATCTTCCTGATCATCGTGACCCAGCTGCCGTTCGTGATCACGTTGGTCATCTCGTTCATGAACTGGAACGCCTACTACCCCGACGAGCGCGGTTTCACCGGGTTCGACAACTACCGGCGCGTGCTCACCGACGTCAACACCCGGGACTCGATCATCACGACGATCCAGCTCACCGTGTCGGTGGTGCTGGTCAGCCTCGTGCTCGGCCTGCTCATCGCCCTGCTGCTGGACCGCGCGTTCCGCGGCCGCGGGGTCGTCCGCACGATGATGATCACCCCGTTCCTCGTGGTGCCGGTGGCCGCGGCGCTGGTGTGGAAGCACGCGCTCTACAACCCGGAGTACGGCCTGTTCAACGGCGTGCTCACGTGGATCTTCGGGGAGAACGCCCCGCAGCCGGACTGGATCTCGACGATGCCGCTCACCGCGATCGTCGTCTCACTGGTCTGGCAGTGGACGCCGTTCATGATGCTGATCATCCTCGCCGGGCTGCAGAGCAAGCCGCTGGACGTGATCGAGGCAGCCAGGATCGACGGCTGTTCCAGCTGGCAGATCTTCCGGTACATGACCCTGCCGCACCTGCGCCAGTACCTGGAGCTCGGAGCGCTCCTCGGATCGATCTACATCGTGCAGAACTTCGACGCCGTGTTCACGATCACCTCGGGTGGTCTGGGTACGGCGAACCTGCCGTACACGATCTACCAGATCTTCTACAACGCGCAGGACTACGGCCGGGCCTCCGCGGCGGGCGTGGTCGTCGTGATCGGCACGATCATCATCGCCACGTTCGCGCTGCGCACCGTGTCGTCGCTGTTCCGTGAGGAGGGGGCCCGATGA
- a CDS encoding ABC transporter substrate-binding protein, with the protein MRTVLLSLVVLLTSTACAGWGGSVGGGGANSINVLMVNNPQMVDLQRLTAEHFTRATGIAVNFTVLPENDVRDKISQEFSSQAGQYDVASLSNFEIPIYARSGWIAPMDSYIAADPAFDQADILPPMTESLKGPDGQIYGQPFYGESSFLMYRADVLQAAGIPMPEQPTWQQVADIAARLDGVQPGMAGICLRGQPGWGQVFAPLTTVVNTFGGTWFTIDWQAGVNSPEFTKAVQFYVDLVREHGEAGAPQAGFTECLNNMVQGNAAMWYDATSAAGSLEAADSPVRGKIGYAPAPVVETDSSGWLYAWSWGIQAASEKKDAAWKFVSWASSKEYEQLVGEQVGWSDVPAGKRASTYENPQYVAEAGAFAEQTKHAIETADPRNPGVQPRPAIGIQFVGIPEFPDLGTQVSQEVSSAIAGLVTVDQALERGQQLADDVAERYRSRAEGNS; encoded by the coding sequence ATGCGGACCGTGCTGCTCTCCCTCGTCGTGCTGCTGACGAGCACCGCCTGCGCGGGGTGGGGCGGCAGCGTCGGGGGCGGTGGGGCGAACAGCATCAACGTGCTCATGGTCAACAACCCGCAGATGGTGGACCTGCAGCGGTTGACGGCCGAGCACTTCACGAGAGCGACCGGCATCGCCGTCAACTTCACGGTGCTGCCCGAGAACGACGTGCGCGACAAGATCAGCCAGGAGTTCTCCAGCCAGGCCGGTCAGTACGACGTCGCGTCGCTGTCCAACTTCGAGATCCCGATCTACGCCCGCAGCGGCTGGATCGCGCCGATGGACTCCTACATCGCGGCCGACCCGGCCTTCGACCAGGCGGACATCCTCCCGCCGATGACCGAGTCCCTGAAGGGCCCGGACGGCCAGATCTACGGCCAGCCCTTCTACGGCGAGTCCTCGTTCCTCATGTACCGCGCCGACGTGCTGCAGGCCGCTGGGATCCCGATGCCGGAGCAGCCCACGTGGCAGCAGGTGGCCGACATCGCCGCCCGCCTCGACGGCGTCCAGCCCGGCATGGCCGGGATCTGCCTGCGCGGCCAGCCCGGCTGGGGCCAGGTCTTCGCACCGCTGACGACGGTGGTCAACACGTTCGGCGGCACCTGGTTCACCATCGACTGGCAGGCGGGCGTGAACTCGCCCGAGTTCACGAAGGCGGTGCAGTTCTACGTCGACCTGGTGCGCGAGCACGGCGAGGCGGGCGCACCGCAGGCCGGCTTCACGGAGTGCCTGAACAACATGGTCCAGGGCAACGCCGCCATGTGGTACGACGCCACGTCCGCGGCGGGCTCGCTGGAGGCCGCCGACTCGCCGGTCCGCGGCAAGATCGGCTACGCGCCCGCGCCGGTGGTCGAGACCGACAGCTCGGGGTGGCTGTACGCCTGGTCCTGGGGGATCCAGGCGGCCAGCGAGAAGAAGGACGCCGCGTGGAAGTTCGTCTCGTGGGCGTCGAGCAAGGAGTACGAGCAGCTGGTCGGCGAGCAGGTCGGCTGGTCGGACGTGCCGGCGGGCAAGCGGGCGTCCACCTACGAGAACCCGCAGTACGTCGCCGAGGCGGGTGCCTTCGCCGAGCAGACGAAGCACGCCATCGAGACCGCCGACCCGCGCAACCCCGGCGTGCAGCCGAGGCCCGCGATCGGCATCCAGTTCGTCGGGATCCCGGAGTTCCCCGACCTCGGGACGCAGGTGTCGCAGGAAGTGAGCTCGGCGATCGCCGGGCTGGTGACGGTCGATCAGGCGCTGGAGCGGGGCCAGCAGCTGGCCGACGACGTGGCGGAGCGGTACCGGTCTCGGGCGGAGGGCAACTCATGA
- a CDS encoding sugar-binding transcriptional regulator encodes MAIDGSPRGPAQLVLTASVARRYYLDGRSKVEIAQEFALSRFKVARLLDDARNSGLVRIEIGHPGSVDVELSDRLMSALGLQHCVVTDTPDDVPATMRAHLGAAAAELLTEIVTPDDVLGLSWARSVSAMANALQRLAPVPVVQLTGALARPGVDDSSIEVVRDVARVAGGPAYFFYAPMAVPDAATAQALRRQPEVAQAFSRIGSVTCAVAGVGAWEPEQSTLYDATGETERQELARRGVCAEISGVLVDADGNPVRSELTERMIGITADQMQAVPEVIAIVYGGAKVRAVLAAVRGGMVNSLVTHSTLAESLIAAAAT; translated from the coding sequence GTGGCGATCGACGGCAGCCCGCGCGGGCCGGCCCAGCTCGTGCTGACGGCGTCGGTCGCGCGCCGGTACTACCTCGACGGCCGGTCCAAGGTCGAGATCGCCCAGGAGTTCGCGCTCAGCCGGTTCAAGGTCGCCCGGCTGCTGGACGACGCGCGCAACAGCGGGCTCGTCCGCATCGAGATCGGTCACCCGGGCTCGGTCGACGTGGAGCTGTCCGACCGGCTCATGTCGGCGCTCGGCCTGCAGCACTGCGTCGTCACCGACACCCCCGACGACGTGCCGGCCACCATGCGCGCCCACCTGGGGGCCGCCGCAGCCGAGCTGCTCACCGAGATCGTCACACCGGACGACGTGCTCGGCCTGTCGTGGGCCCGTTCGGTGAGCGCCATGGCCAACGCGTTGCAGCGGCTCGCCCCCGTGCCCGTCGTGCAGCTCACCGGGGCGCTCGCCCGGCCGGGCGTCGACGACAGCTCGATCGAGGTGGTCCGCGACGTCGCCCGCGTGGCCGGCGGCCCTGCCTACTTCTTCTACGCCCCGATGGCGGTGCCCGACGCCGCCACCGCCCAGGCCCTGCGCCGCCAGCCCGAGGTCGCACAGGCGTTCTCCCGCATCGGGTCGGTCACCTGCGCCGTCGCGGGGGTCGGGGCGTGGGAGCCGGAACAGTCCACGCTCTACGACGCCACCGGCGAGACCGAACGGCAGGAGCTCGCCCGCCGCGGGGTGTGCGCCGAGATCTCCGGCGTGCTCGTCGACGCCGATGGCAACCCCGTGCGCTCCGAGCTCACCGAGCGGATGATCGGCATCACGGCCGACCAGATGCAGGCCGTGCCCGAGGTGATCGCGATCGTGTATGGAGGGGCCAAGGTGCGAGCCGTGCTCGCCGCGGTGCGGGGTGGGATGGTGAACAGCCTGGTGACGCACTCGACGCTGGCCGAGTCGCTGATCGCCGCGGCTGCGACATGA
- a CDS encoding phosphotransferase enzyme family protein — MEVPLLGGTANRGQVHRVGDTVRRPLRPTSSATHALLRHLEDVGFDGAPRVLGIDDSGREVLSYVPGRAVTAPAPAWGLTDDALRSVGRLLRRFHDATAAFDPAPYRWSHPAPAPFDGRGIAHNDPNLDNVVFRDGRAVALIDFDLAGPGSPVWDVAAAARLWAPLRDPVDTTDTRRGRELERTRILLDAYGLDDAGRAAFLPALRDSHAWMREIVRDGAERGVPGFAEYWTPEAQERQERAIAWYDRNADAIASAVQ, encoded by the coding sequence GTGGAGGTGCCGCTGCTGGGCGGCACGGCCAACCGCGGTCAGGTGCACCGGGTCGGCGACACCGTCCGGCGGCCGCTGCGCCCCACGAGCAGCGCCACCCACGCGCTGCTGCGCCATCTCGAGGACGTCGGGTTCGACGGCGCCCCGCGCGTGCTCGGCATCGACGACTCCGGCCGGGAGGTGCTCAGCTACGTGCCCGGCCGGGCCGTCACCGCACCGGCCCCGGCCTGGGGGCTCACCGATGACGCCCTGCGCAGCGTCGGCCGGCTGCTGCGCCGCTTCCACGACGCGACGGCTGCCTTCGACCCGGCGCCGTACCGCTGGTCGCACCCGGCACCGGCCCCGTTCGACGGCCGCGGCATCGCCCACAACGACCCGAACCTCGACAACGTGGTCTTCCGGGACGGCCGAGCCGTCGCGCTCATCGACTTCGACCTGGCGGGGCCGGGCTCCCCCGTCTGGGACGTCGCGGCCGCGGCCCGGCTCTGGGCGCCGCTGCGCGACCCGGTCGACACCACCGACACCCGCCGCGGCCGCGAGCTGGAGCGCACCCGGATCCTCCTGGACGCGTACGGCCTGGACGACGCCGGCCGGGCGGCGTTCCTCCCCGCGCTGCGCGACTCGCACGCGTGGATGCGCGAGATCGTGCGGGACGGCGCCGAACGGGGCGTCCCCGGCTTCGCGGAGTACTGGACGCCCGAGGCGCAGGAGCGCCAGGAACGGGCCATCGCGTGGTACGACCGGAACGCCGACGCGATCGCTTCTGCCGTGCAGT